Within Actinosynnema pretiosum, the genomic segment AGGTGATGCTGGCCACCCACGTGCTCGGCCCGCACCTGCTGACGTCCCTGCTGCGCGACCGGCTGCCGGTGGGCGCGCGGGTGATCTGGGTGGCGTCGGGCGGGATGTACGCGCAGCCGCTGGTCGTGGACGACCTGCAGTACGAGCGCGGGGAGTACCGGCCGACGACCGGGTACGCGCGCACCAAGCGGATGCAGGTGGTGCTGGCGCGGCTGTGGTCGCAGCGGCTGGACGGCGTCGCCGTGCACTCGACGCACCCCGGTTGGGCGAACACGGGCGGGGTGGCGACGGCGCTGCCGCGGTTCCACGCGGTGACCAGGCCGCTGCTGCGCTCGCCGGAGCGCGGGGCGGACACGGTCGTGTGGCTGGCGGCGGCGAAGGAGCCGGGGTGGAGCACGGGGTTGCTGTGGCACGACCGGGAGGTCCGGCCGCTGCACTACCTGCGGTCCACGTACGAGCGGTCGCAGCGGCCGGGCGGGTTGTGGGACGCGGTGGAGGCGTTGACGAGGTCGGCGGGGTAGCGGCCCCGGCCGGGACCGCAGCGCCGGGGCCCACCGCTCGGGCCCGTCCCGCGCCGCGGCACCGGACGGGCCCGAGCTCACCACCTGAGTTCCAGGTCCTCCCCCACCGACCGCAGCGGCGTCACCGTGGCCCTGCCCGCCACCAGCAGGGCCGCGTCGCTGCCCTCCGGCAGGTCGCCCGGCACGAGGACCGAGTTCACGTCGATCGTCCCCTCGTCCGCCCGCTTCACCCGCGTCTGCACCGACCCGAACTCCGCCAGCGTCGCCCGCACCGGCTCTCCGGGGTCGGCGACGTTCGGGGCGTTCACGTTCAGCACCGCCCCCGCCGGCAGGCCGGCGAGCACGTCGAACAGGCCCCGCGCCACCGTCACGGCCGAGTCCCACAGGTACTCGACCTCGCCCTCCAGCGGCACGTCCAGCGACACCGCCATGCCGCGCAGGTCGTTCACCGACGCCGTCAGCACCGCGCCCACCGTCCCCGAGTGCAGCACCGCGCGCCCGGTGTTGGCGCCCCGGTTGACCCCGGACAGCACCACGTCCGGCACCTCGCCGAACGCCCCCCGCGACGCCACCAGCGCGATGAGCCCCGGGTGCCCGGCGACCGCGTAGGCCTCGAAGCCGTCCAGGTCGCGCCGCTCCACGTGGATGCTCCGGTGGTCGCCCGCCGCCGTCAGGCCCGCGCTGGTGCCGCTGGCCTCCCGCTCCGGGGCGGCGATCAGCACCTCCCAGCCGTGCTCCCGCGCGCCCCGCGCCAGCGCCAGCAACCCCGGTGAGTCGATGCCGTCGTCGTTGGTGACCAGTGCCCTCATTCGCCCTCCACGACTCGCAGGTCCACGCGCGCGGCGAGCTCCTCCACCGCCTCGCCGCCGCC encodes:
- a CDS encoding SDR family NAD(P)-dependent oxidoreductase, whose protein sequence is MSWQRFVDTALDRSLLGYTRVGCAVRRAWWPPDAPAGALAGRVVVVTGAKAGLGFATALGLARLGASLRLVVRGDGGRARELIRRAVPGADVSVDRCDVSLLSEVRDLAAGLGRVDVLVHNAGVMPSARTETAEGNEVMLATHVLGPHLLTSLLRDRLPVGARVIWVASGGMYAQPLVVDDLQYERGEYRPTTGYARTKRMQVVLARLWSQRLDGVAVHSTHPGWANTGGVATALPRFHAVTRPLLRSPERGADTVVWLAAAKEPGWSTGLLWHDREVRPLHYLRSTYERSQRPGGLWDAVEALTRSAG
- the surE gene encoding 5'/3'-nucleotidase SurE gives rise to the protein MRALVTNDDGIDSPGLLALARGAREHGWEVLIAAPEREASGTSAGLTAAGDHRSIHVERRDLDGFEAYAVAGHPGLIALVASRGAFGEVPDVVLSGVNRGANTGRAVLHSGTVGAVLTASVNDLRGMAVSLDVPLEGEVEYLWDSAVTVARGLFDVLAGLPAGAVLNVNAPNVADPGEPVRATLAEFGSVQTRVKRADEGTIDVNSVLVPGDLPEGSDAALLVAGRATVTPLRSVGEDLELRW